The following are encoded in a window of Megalops cyprinoides isolate fMegCyp1 chromosome 16, fMegCyp1.pri, whole genome shotgun sequence genomic DNA:
- the LOC118791239 gene encoding protein YIPF5-like, which yields MSGFDSFNTDFYQTSYSVDDQGQAAYGYSNTPDPYSKPYGSYDYSQQAAYGSQAPGMMQPQQPYTGQIFQPTPAFTPAPTQSAYGSSFEDEPPLLEELGINFDHIWQKTLTVLHPMKAADGSIMNETDMAGPMVFCLAFGATLLLAGKIQFGYVYGISAIGCLGVYCLLNLMSMTGVSFGCVASVLGYCLLPMILLSSIGVLFSLQGMMGIVITAGIIGWCSFSASKIFISALAMDGQQLLVAYPCALLYGVFALISIF from the exons ATGTCAGGCTTTGACAGCTTCAACACGGACTTCTACCAGACAAGTTACAGTGTTGATGATCAAGGGCAGGCTGCATATGGCTACAGTAATACACCAGACCCGTACAGCAA GCCATATGGAAGCTATGACTACTCCCAGCAGGCTGCATATGGGAGCCAGGCTCCAGGCATGATGCAGCCCCAGCAGCCTTACACGGGACAGATCTTCCAGCCCACGCCGGCCTTCACCCCAGCCCCCACACAGTCTGCGTACGGCAGCAGCTTCGAGGACGAGCCCCCGCTGCTGGAGG AGTTGGGGATCAACTTTGACCACATCTGGCAGAAGACCTTGACGGTGCTCCACCCAATGAAAGCAGCAGATGGCAGTATTATGAATGAGACGGACATGGCCGGCCCCATGGTCTTCTGCTTGGCTTTTGGAGCCACTCTCCTGCTG GCGGGTAAGATCCAGTTCGGCTACGTGTACGGCATCAGCGCCATCGGCTGCCTGGGGGTGTACTGCCTGCTGAACCTCATGAGCATGACGGGCGTGTCCTTCGGCTGCGTGGCCAGTGTTCTGGGCTACTGCCTGCTTCCCATGATCCTCCTGTCCAGTATCGGCGTGCTCTTCTCCCTGCA aggaatGATGGGAATCGTCATCACCGCAGGGATTATTGGCTGGTGCAGTTTCTCCGCCTCCAAAATCTTCATCTCGGCTCTGGCGATGGACGGACAGCAGCTGCTAGTGGCCTATCCCTGTGCACTCTTATACGGGGTGTTTGCTTTGATCTCCATTTTCTGA